The following are encoded together in the Novipirellula artificiosorum genome:
- a CDS encoding PSD1 and planctomycete cytochrome C domain-containing protein yields the protein MKLITCSAMLLLAATAHAAEPVSFDRDVLPLLERRCNKCHHDEEQSGGLDLTRLATMHRGGDELGAAIVPGEPDKSPLVQVLTGAKEPAMPENGDPLPAEEIELLRRWITEGAKDDTPVFPADDVAFFEREIRPVLAERCFKCHAGDEPEHGLRLTSRQGILGGGARGSAATVGKPDESLLIKAVRQEGELQMPRGGDKLSDAQVAAFETWVAKGLPWPADRKVLAREKQFTISDSDRKHWAFRPLPKDLPTDWNIDATLKLHHERLGLNPSQPADKYRLLRRVTYDLIGYPPTPEEIAAFVQDSSPGAYDKVVARLLESPQYGLRWGRHWQDYTRNGANGQSNRGPGFDSERYSEWVAECFNEDRPWDWFARVHLAGDKMPALDGGDYSIDQALAAVVPLNGQRTFEEIGTDTFVLMDKLDESVEFLGRSLLGISLECARCHDHKFDPISQRDYYALLGFFQSSWYAPVPVAAASRAEADEAVTEYRSLVSENARLNGFIRQAGIKLNVGGGGRVKKWQQSRPEILAPVDKRLREIEIAVVSAELAAARDAGSTKLAADIRTTLLELEEKLLNHRPPVFDLRTFKQLNYFIGGHKSQIGLIERARDLKQDELVVELDRQLEYWNTERDQWTERSRYGGYAKTDPEVAELVQADERIAEIAALLVANIAQPWTAPKETHRYVRADGGLRRAEDLEPLDEADGLKFNSNNPDRVWLHPHYVGDARLLLRGDVLYPDELIPRGAPEFFASGAGLQPASHNHQQPNDPPDSGRLQLANWLTAPDSTQSALVARTAVNRVWQNLFGEGLCRTPKELGRLGERPELPELIDGLATRFVAEGWSLKQLIREIVLSDAYRRSSVVSDEEYEKDPENRIFARHSVRRLEYEPILNTMAGLLTGQSFAPTSKLNAADYAQHFDRPTVYDLVDRRSASISATQALFLMNNSGTTRKIAAEVATRQGFDKHTELDDVLDTIYAAILHRPPTDEERTFAKAFVTRRRQQDATSTSTQHISEFITLLLCGNEFLYIE from the coding sequence ATGAAACTCATCACTTGCAGCGCGATGCTATTGCTTGCCGCCACTGCACACGCAGCGGAGCCGGTCAGCTTCGATCGTGACGTGTTGCCGCTGCTGGAAAGGCGGTGCAACAAATGCCATCACGACGAAGAACAGAGTGGAGGCCTGGATTTAACACGCCTTGCCACGATGCATCGAGGAGGTGACGAACTTGGGGCGGCGATCGTGCCAGGTGAACCTGACAAAAGCCCGCTGGTTCAGGTGCTGACCGGCGCGAAAGAACCTGCGATGCCGGAGAACGGTGATCCGTTGCCAGCGGAAGAAATTGAATTGCTGCGACGATGGATCACCGAAGGCGCAAAGGATGACACGCCCGTCTTTCCAGCCGACGACGTTGCGTTTTTTGAGCGGGAGATTCGGCCGGTGCTCGCAGAGCGATGTTTCAAGTGTCATGCCGGTGACGAACCCGAGCACGGACTGCGGCTCACGTCTCGTCAGGGGATTCTCGGCGGAGGTGCGCGTGGGTCGGCGGCCACCGTGGGAAAGCCGGATGAGAGTCTGCTCATCAAAGCGGTTCGCCAAGAGGGCGAACTGCAGATGCCTCGCGGCGGCGACAAATTGAGTGATGCTCAAGTCGCGGCGTTCGAAACGTGGGTCGCAAAAGGGCTGCCGTGGCCTGCCGACCGAAAGGTGCTGGCTCGCGAGAAGCAGTTCACGATCAGTGATTCCGATCGCAAGCACTGGGCATTTCGTCCGCTGCCGAAAGACCTGCCAACGGACTGGAACATCGACGCGACACTGAAGCTGCATCACGAACGGCTCGGACTCAATCCGTCACAGCCCGCGGACAAGTACCGATTGCTGCGACGCGTGACTTACGACTTGATCGGTTATCCGCCGACTCCGGAAGAGATTGCTGCGTTTGTGCAGGACTCGTCGCCGGGTGCGTACGACAAAGTCGTCGCTCGGCTGCTTGAGTCGCCGCAATACGGCTTGCGTTGGGGGCGACACTGGCAAGACTACACACGCAACGGCGCGAACGGTCAAAGCAATCGCGGCCCCGGCTTCGACTCGGAACGCTACTCGGAATGGGTCGCCGAATGTTTCAACGAAGATCGCCCTTGGGATTGGTTCGCTCGCGTTCATCTGGCTGGTGACAAGATGCCGGCTCTTGATGGTGGCGATTACTCAATTGATCAGGCTCTGGCGGCCGTTGTGCCCTTGAACGGGCAGCGGACGTTTGAAGAAATCGGCACCGACACTTTTGTGTTGATGGACAAGCTGGACGAGAGCGTCGAGTTTCTCGGCCGATCGCTGCTGGGCATCAGTCTCGAATGCGCGCGGTGTCACGATCACAAGTTCGATCCGATTTCGCAGCGCGACTACTACGCGCTGCTGGGATTCTTTCAAAGCAGTTGGTACGCGCCCGTGCCGGTTGCTGCAGCATCTCGCGCCGAGGCCGATGAGGCCGTTACGGAATATCGCTCATTGGTCAGCGAGAATGCTCGATTGAACGGGTTCATTCGGCAGGCTGGTATCAAGCTGAACGTGGGCGGCGGTGGTCGCGTCAAAAAATGGCAACAGTCGCGTCCCGAGATTCTGGCTCCGGTCGACAAAAGACTGCGCGAAATCGAAATCGCTGTCGTCAGCGCAGAACTGGCTGCCGCGCGGGACGCGGGTTCCACCAAACTGGCTGCCGACATTCGCACCACACTGCTCGAACTTGAAGAGAAACTACTGAATCATCGGCCACCGGTTTTCGATCTTCGAACCTTCAAACAGTTGAACTACTTCATTGGCGGCCACAAAAGCCAGATCGGCCTGATCGAACGAGCCCGCGACCTGAAACAAGACGAACTCGTTGTCGAACTGGATCGTCAGTTGGAGTATTGGAATACCGAGCGTGATCAGTGGACTGAGCGATCGCGATATGGCGGGTATGCGAAGACCGATCCCGAAGTGGCAGAACTTGTTCAGGCCGATGAACGGATTGCGGAAATCGCAGCACTGCTGGTCGCCAACATCGCGCAACCGTGGACAGCGCCGAAGGAGACACATCGCTACGTGCGGGCCGACGGTGGACTGCGACGGGCTGAGGATCTGGAGCCGCTGGACGAAGCCGACGGACTGAAGTTCAATAGCAATAATCCCGATCGAGTCTGGCTGCATCCGCATTACGTCGGCGACGCGCGATTGCTGTTGCGTGGCGACGTGCTCTACCCCGACGAACTCATCCCGCGCGGCGCCCCGGAATTCTTCGCGAGTGGGGCAGGTTTACAACCTGCCAGCCACAACCATCAACAACCGAATGACCCACCTGACAGCGGACGCCTGCAACTCGCCAACTGGCTGACTGCCCCCGACTCCACACAGTCAGCGCTCGTCGCGCGCACGGCGGTGAATCGAGTTTGGCAGAATCTGTTTGGTGAAGGTCTATGTCGAACACCAAAGGAACTCGGCCGACTTGGTGAGCGTCCTGAATTGCCCGAACTGATCGATGGACTGGCGACACGATTTGTCGCTGAGGGTTGGTCGTTGAAGCAGCTGATTCGTGAAATCGTTCTCAGCGATGCCTATCGTCGTTCCTCCGTGGTGTCGGATGAAGAGTACGAGAAAGACCCGGAGAATCGAATCTTTGCGAGGCACTCAGTGAGGCGTCTGGAATACGAACCGATTCTGAACACAATGGCAGGGCTGCTGACGGGCCAGTCTTTCGCACCGACCAGCAAGCTGAATGCCGCGGACTATGCTCAACACTTCGACCGCCCGACTGTTTACGATCTTGTTGATCGTCGCAGCGCCTCGATCTCCGCGACACAGGCGTTATTCCTGATGAACAATTCAGGGACCACAAGGAAAATCGCTGCAGAAGTTGCCACGCGTCAGGGTTTCGATAAGCACACGGAATTAGACGACGTCCTGGACACGATCTACGCAGCCATCCTTCACCGTCCGCCTACCGACGAGGAGCGAACTTTTGCGAAAGCCTTCGTCACCCGACGCCGCCAACAGGATGCCACTTCAACGTCTACGCAACATATCAGCGAATTTATCACGCTGCTGTTGTGTGGAAATGAATTCCTTTACATCGAATAA